CAAGTCGGTCGTGTCCAGCAAGGCCGCGTCGTGGGCCTGCACCATGGGGGCCGCGCCCCGGCCGGCGTCGCGTTCGTCGCGCCTGCGGATGTCGGCCAGCATGTCCTCCAGCGCGATGGCGTCGCCGCGCGCCGTCAGCTGCTTCCAGCGCCGGCTCGCCCGCACCTCGGGCGTCGCGGTGACGAACAGCTTGGCCGTGGCGTCCGGCGCGATCACCGTGCCGATGTCGCGCCCGTCCAGAACGGCGCCGCCGGCTTGCGCGGCGAAGTCCTGTTGCAGCGTCAGCAGCGCCGCGCGCACGCCGGGGTGCCCCGCGACGCGGCTGGCCGCTTCCCCCGCCTCGCCGGTCGTCAGGCGAAGATCGTCCGACAGGGTGCGAGCGTCCAGCCCTCTCGCCGCCGCTTGCGCCGCCTCGGCGTCGTCCAGCGATCCGCCCGCCTCCAGCACCTTCAGCCCCACCGCGCGATAGAGCAGGCCGGTGTCCAGATGCGGCAGGCCGTATTCGCGCGCCAGCCGGCCCGCGATGGTCCCCTTGCCCGATGCAGCCGGGCCGTCGACGGCGATGACGAAACCCATCAGGCGGCGGATCTGACCGTTACCGGGGTAAGCCTAAGCCCAAGTCCGCCGATTACCCTGAGCAGCGTCGGCCATGCGGGCGCTGGTGCAGCCGGCATCGCCTCCGACAGCCCGGCCGCTTCCGTGACCGCCGTCAGGCCCTTGGCTCGCGCAATGACTATCAGGGCGTCCGCGATCTCGACCGGCTCATTGGAATCCAGCGCGTCCTGCAGGAACGCCTCCACCGCTTCATCAGAGTCCAGATATTCGGCGGCGTCGAAACGTCTCAGCTCAACCATGTTCGACCTCCCTGGCGATCCGCAAGGCCTGCGCGATATCCGCCCTCTGGCTTGCCTTGTCGCCGCCGCACAGCATCACGATCAGCTGCCCGCCACGCTGA
The genomic region above belongs to Brevundimonas sp. PAMC22021 and contains:
- the cmk gene encoding (d)CMP kinase, whose protein sequence is MGFVIAVDGPAASGKGTIAGRLAREYGLPHLDTGLLYRAVGLKVLEAGGSLDDAEAAQAAARGLDARTLSDDLRLTTGEAGEAASRVAGHPGVRAALLTLQQDFAAQAGGAVLDGRDIGTVIAPDATAKLFVTATPEVRASRRWKQLTARGDAIALEDMLADIRRRDERDAGRGAAPMVQAHDAALLDTTDLGIEAAFDAARRIVEAARARHGL
- a CDS encoding addiction module antidote protein; the encoded protein is MVELRRFDAAEYLDSDEAVEAFLQDALDSNEPVEIADALIVIARAKGLTAVTEAAGLSEAMPAAPAPAWPTLLRVIGGLGLRLTPVTVRSAA